Proteins encoded by one window of Hafnia alvei:
- a CDS encoding tight adherance operon protein — MLLFPQKDDAKSAQNEKAFYVLSSRKVINEELSQLLRLAGFNQVTSVLQDLDSSHNLAISEKDYGIVIDIGRQEYIDNIVPAILAMVPRGVWCCVVGDSDSIMLAQAFLRDGIQYFNLNSQRELFVQSAISSTNLKSTRWAVSISILGCKGGVGNSSIAYQTISNIVQAKEMPSLFVQGATGSRDLDLLTGKKMVQEIVAGQKNLDLMSSSSSLYPDLSLDGFQKYNFVLFEEAINTANKETLRQLVESSSCLVLVMDRSMASVRVARGMIEVVESLNRSQLAPRRLFICLNDSRPFSMNMLSIEDLQSLLGRPLDVVFPYNKQKDGITRFVGLNRKIAPIDQLTRLILGGAPIHKGSLINRLMKNGRLKKNQVA, encoded by the coding sequence ATGCTGTTATTCCCACAAAAGGACGATGCTAAATCAGCGCAAAATGAGAAGGCATTTTATGTTTTATCCTCGCGCAAGGTCATTAATGAAGAACTAAGCCAATTACTACGATTAGCCGGTTTTAATCAGGTCACCAGCGTCCTGCAAGATTTAGATTCGAGCCATAATCTTGCTATTTCTGAAAAAGACTATGGCATCGTTATTGATATAGGCCGCCAAGAATATATCGATAATATTGTGCCCGCTATTTTAGCCATGGTGCCACGAGGCGTATGGTGCTGCGTAGTCGGTGACAGCGATTCAATCATGCTGGCACAAGCCTTCTTGCGTGATGGCATCCAATATTTCAATTTGAACTCTCAGCGTGAGCTTTTTGTTCAGTCGGCTATTTCGAGCACCAATCTGAAATCAACGCGCTGGGCGGTAAGCATTAGTATATTGGGCTGTAAAGGTGGGGTTGGAAATAGCTCTATTGCCTACCAGACCATCAGCAATATTGTGCAGGCCAAAGAAATGCCGTCGCTCTTTGTTCAGGGCGCGACCGGTTCGCGCGACCTTGATTTGCTTACCGGCAAAAAAATGGTGCAAGAAATTGTGGCTGGACAAAAGAATCTTGATCTTATGAGCAGCAGTAGCTCGCTCTATCCCGATCTCTCGTTAGATGGCTTCCAAAAATATAACTTTGTGCTGTTTGAAGAGGCTATTAATACCGCCAACAAAGAGACGCTACGCCAGTTGGTTGAAAGCTCATCCTGTTTGGTTTTAGTTATGGATCGCTCAATGGCGTCAGTGCGGGTTGCGCGCGGCATGATTGAAGTGGTTGAGTCGCTTAATCGCTCTCAGCTCGCACCGCGTAGGCTATTTATATGCCTCAACGACAGCCGCCCATTCAGTATGAATATGCTGAGTATTGAAGATCTGCAATCGCTATTAGGGCGACCGTTGGATGTGGTATTTCCCTATAACAAACAAAAAGACGGTATCACGCGTTTCGTTGGGCTAAATCGAAAAATTGCGCCTATCGACCAGCTCACTCGCTTAATTCTCGGCGGGGCACCTATCCATAAGGGATCGCTCATCAATCGCTTGATGAAGAATGGGCGTTTGAAAAAAAATCAGGTGGCGTAA
- a CDS encoding CpaF family protein: MDISVEIQEALRDGVLQNIEINTIEALVDDRIQLLAEMNRVLERVAEQQNIYLNSQNQNSFAEMMADEILGYGPLRPLLEDETVSDILVNGPENIYIERAGKLELTKCRFINNNQLTDIAKRLVQKVGRRLDEGRPLVDARLHDGSRLNVAIPPIALDGTSISIRKFGKSNIELSDLIRMNAMSGQMANFLIIAARCRVNIIISGGTGSGKTTLLNALSKYIDPSERIITMEDAAELRMMQPHVLRMETRLAGVENTGQITMRALLINSLRMRPDRIIVGECRGEESFEMLQAMNTGHDGSMSTLHANNPRDAISRLENMVMMAGMNIPMESIRRNIVSAINIVIQVSRLNDGSRKVMNISEVMGIEGDRVILQDIFTFQSQSDRDENGKIKGEFINHGLLMRSTVMRNAVMFNVSDDLKHIFGME; encoded by the coding sequence ATGGATATCAGCGTTGAAATTCAAGAAGCACTACGCGATGGCGTATTACAAAATATCGAAATTAACACGATTGAAGCATTAGTTGACGACCGTATTCAGCTATTAGCTGAAATGAATCGTGTATTAGAACGCGTGGCTGAACAGCAAAATATCTATTTAAATTCCCAAAACCAAAATAGTTTTGCTGAAATGATGGCGGATGAAATCTTAGGGTACGGCCCATTAAGACCTTTGCTTGAAGATGAAACCGTCAGTGATATTTTGGTTAATGGGCCGGAGAATATTTATATTGAGCGAGCCGGTAAGTTGGAGCTCACAAAATGCCGTTTTATTAATAATAATCAATTAACAGATATCGCCAAGCGTCTGGTGCAAAAAGTGGGCCGCCGTCTTGATGAAGGACGGCCGCTGGTGGATGCCAGGTTACATGACGGTAGCCGTTTAAACGTCGCGATCCCGCCCATTGCGTTAGATGGAACTTCTATCTCCATCCGTAAGTTTGGTAAAAGCAATATTGAACTGTCAGACCTTATCCGCATGAATGCGATGAGCGGACAGATGGCTAATTTCCTGATCATTGCGGCGCGGTGTCGGGTCAATATTATCATTTCTGGCGGGACGGGCTCGGGGAAAACTACGCTGCTCAATGCACTGTCAAAGTATATCGATCCCAGCGAACGCATTATTACTATGGAAGATGCGGCAGAGCTACGCATGATGCAACCGCATGTTTTAAGAATGGAAACGCGCTTGGCGGGTGTGGAAAACACCGGCCAAATTACCATGCGAGCATTACTGATTAACTCACTCCGAATGCGTCCTGACCGCATTATTGTTGGGGAGTGCCGTGGCGAAGAATCGTTTGAAATGCTTCAGGCCATGAATACCGGGCATGATGGGTCTATGTCAACGCTACATGCGAATAATCCTCGAGACGCAATTTCGCGTTTGGAAAATATGGTGATGATGGCAGGAATGAATATTCCTATGGAGTCAATTCGTCGAAATATTGTCTCGGCCATTAACATCGTTATTCAAGTATCGAGATTAAATGATGGTAGCCGAAAAGTAATGAACATTAGTGAGGTTATGGGGATTGAAGGCGATCGCGTAATTCTGCAGGATATTTTTACTTTTCAAAGCCAATCTGACCGTGATGAAAATGGAAAAATTAAAGGCGAGTTTATCAATCATGGCCTGTTAATGCGTTCAACGGTGATGCGCAATGCGGTGATGTTCAACGTGAGTGATGACCTAAAGCATATATTTGGTATGGAGTGA
- a CDS encoding type II secretion system F family protein has product MSFLILFIGLAVFSLNFYNWRKLTKIASKSTFNPRQSLVFGYIKNTWQEWKLYALGDYSLKGMKGGIIAVSLLLVLLFLNANWLQFDVAFFLPVALIVMFIAQLRIGRSLHRRYFEDRFPEVLSVVNAAVSAGNSIHQALHRCGEGIDGDLGATFHRIDRRLNLGEEPERVFNDAWQNYRYREFYFFVVVMLVSLQHGGQLRTLIGRLSRIVNNSKNMARRKSAMTSEARTSAKIVASIPLLFFCGMKYFSPQNFDFVVHDPVGRLILYYVIASEAIGMIIIWILLRRAL; this is encoded by the coding sequence ATGTCGTTTCTGATTCTATTTATAGGTTTGGCAGTCTTTAGCCTTAATTTTTATAACTGGCGAAAGCTGACCAAGATAGCTTCTAAAAGTACGTTTAATCCCAGACAGTCTCTGGTCTTTGGCTATATCAAAAATACGTGGCAAGAGTGGAAACTCTATGCGCTGGGAGATTACAGCCTGAAAGGCATGAAGGGCGGCATCATTGCTGTTTCGCTGCTGTTGGTATTGCTGTTTTTGAATGCTAATTGGCTACAGTTTGACGTGGCCTTTTTTCTACCCGTGGCGTTAATCGTGATGTTTATTGCACAGCTGCGAATTGGACGCAGCCTGCATCGACGCTATTTCGAAGATCGTTTTCCTGAAGTGCTATCGGTGGTGAATGCGGCGGTATCAGCGGGAAATAGTATTCATCAGGCGCTGCACCGTTGTGGTGAAGGCATTGATGGCGACTTAGGCGCAACGTTTCATCGTATCGATCGGCGTTTAAATCTTGGAGAAGAACCCGAGCGTGTTTTTAATGATGCGTGGCAAAACTATCGCTATCGGGAGTTTTATTTCTTCGTGGTGGTGATGCTGGTAAGCCTGCAACACGGTGGGCAACTACGCACCTTAATTGGCCGATTATCTCGGATCGTGAATAACAGTAAAAATATGGCGCGGCGTAAATCAGCCATGACCTCAGAGGCCAGAACGTCGGCCAAAATAGTGGCATCTATTCCGTTGCTATTTTTCTGTGGCATGAAGTATTTCAGCCCGCAAAACTTTGATTTCGTGGTTCACGATCCCGTTGGTCGCCTGATCCTTTATTACGTCATTGCCAGTGAAGCCATTGGCATGATCATTATCTGGATCTTATTAAGAAGGGCGCTCTGA
- a CDS encoding type II secretion system F family protein, protein MTMLYLTMLLLGILLVLMAIRQQQHWKKQRDIIEPKKEGKQQNQFSTIDYRALIISNSPWLTFLNELEKSLPLKARICGAIGGVLLVLTVIGVLSISMKALAMIMLFVFMIVLVLPAMMLNPAINTRIKLMMDALPYFVDLIAVCVQAGMTVESSVKFIAERSDDLDKNLADLMSHLVRRAEVSGLEEGLMDLYRSMDMTEMRMFCATLQQSVHYGTSLYENLMELSKDIRDMQLLSSEEKIGKLSAKMSVPLILFIMFPITILIAAPGILRIMQNAHF, encoded by the coding sequence ATGACGATGCTTTATTTAACGATGTTACTTCTCGGTATTTTGCTGGTGCTGATGGCTATACGCCAGCAGCAGCACTGGAAGAAACAGCGAGACATCATTGAGCCAAAAAAAGAGGGCAAACAGCAGAATCAGTTTTCCACTATCGACTATCGTGCATTGATTATTAGTAACAGCCCTTGGCTGACATTTCTCAATGAATTAGAGAAAAGCCTTCCCCTCAAAGCGCGTATTTGTGGCGCAATTGGCGGCGTATTGCTGGTTCTTACGGTTATCGGTGTGCTTTCTATCAGCATGAAAGCCTTAGCCATGATTATGTTGTTCGTATTCATGATTGTTTTAGTGCTACCGGCCATGATGCTGAATCCGGCGATTAATACGCGTATCAAGCTAATGATGGATGCGCTGCCCTATTTTGTTGATTTGATCGCCGTTTGTGTTCAAGCAGGGATGACGGTGGAGAGTTCGGTGAAATTTATTGCCGAACGCTCGGATGATTTGGACAAAAATTTGGCTGATTTAATGTCGCATCTCGTCAGGCGAGCCGAGGTGAGCGGTTTAGAGGAGGGACTCATGGATCTTTACCGCTCAATGGACATGACTGAGATGCGTATGTTTTGTGCCACGTTGCAACAAAGTGTCCATTACGGAACCTCGTTGTATGAAAACCTGATGGAACTCTCTAAAGACATTCGTGATATGCAGCTGCTGAGCTCGGAAGAAAAAATAGGCAAGCTGTCAGCCAAGATGAGCGTACCTCTTATTCTTTTTATTATGTTCCCGATTACTATTTTAATTGCCGCACCAGGTATTCTAAGGATTATGCAAAATGCACATTTCTAA
- a CDS encoding tetratricopeptide repeat protein, translating to MHISKKITMGLLCVALLSGCVQRAPTSTRDMNYQEDILLKAKNYNGLINLYRSSLKKKEDPAARLKLARYYYQSGDYKSSIYFMQPLFKTPDLNVYTLQAQNMIALGDYPQAIRVTEKMLQREPQSAEAYNLKGIALAQSGKLTEGLAAIEKSRSLFIADDVAINNMAMVAILDRRYQDAVSLLLPQYLRGRKQSQLLHNLVLSLVKVGDRRYARDIIQNESLSEKGDELIDALAMINPAEKGLG from the coding sequence ATGCACATTTCTAAAAAAATCACGATGGGACTTCTGTGTGTCGCCTTATTAAGTGGATGTGTGCAACGAGCACCGACTTCTACCCGTGATATGAATTATCAAGAGGATATTTTACTTAAGGCAAAAAACTATAACGGCCTGATTAATCTTTATCGCAGTTCGCTGAAGAAAAAAGAAGATCCTGCCGCACGTCTAAAACTCGCCCGTTATTACTACCAGTCTGGCGATTACAAATCGTCGATCTATTTTATGCAGCCGCTATTTAAAACGCCGGACTTAAATGTTTATACCTTACAGGCTCAGAATATGATCGCCTTAGGCGATTACCCTCAGGCTATTCGCGTGACCGAAAAGATGTTACAGCGTGAGCCGCAGAGTGCAGAAGCTTATAACCTCAAAGGAATCGCACTGGCACAGTCAGGAAAGCTAACGGAAGGCCTCGCCGCTATTGAGAAATCACGTAGCTTATTCATTGCGGATGATGTTGCTATCAACAATATGGCGATGGTGGCCATATTAGACCGCCGTTATCAGGATGCGGTGAGTTTGCTGCTGCCACAGTATTTACGCGGACGTAAGCAGTCTCAACTTCTGCATAATCTGGTTTTATCTTTGGTTAAGGTCGGCGATCGTCGTTATGCCAGAGATATTATTCAAAATGAGAGCTTATCAGAAAAAGGCGATGAATTAATTGATGCGTTGGCCATGATTAATCCCGCAGAAAAAGGATTAGGATAA
- a CDS encoding TadE/TadG family type IV pilus assembly protein, translating to MKRCRHFVRDNKGVASIEFSLTVILFIALVLFVAEIARMAYISSVIDLAVSEAAKESKNASASDNGGYDSRFQARITQQGGAIWGFLTRPDAVTMDITYADSITDMINTGGSTGNSRYKPLARYHLEYKYTPMFFPFPGFWVNNLLNREVIFVQEYERSKFMD from the coding sequence ATGAAACGATGTAGACATTTTGTCAGAGATAATAAAGGCGTTGCCTCCATTGAGTTTTCTTTAACGGTCATATTGTTTATTGCCTTAGTGCTGTTTGTCGCCGAGATTGCGAGAATGGCCTATATCTCTTCCGTCATTGATTTGGCGGTTTCCGAAGCTGCGAAAGAATCTAAGAATGCATCAGCCTCCGATAACGGCGGCTATGACAGCCGCTTTCAGGCGCGGATCACACAACAAGGTGGCGCGATATGGGGATTTCTGACACGCCCCGATGCTGTGACCATGGATATTACCTATGCTGACTCTATTACCGATATGATTAATACCGGTGGGAGTACAGGAAATTCTCGTTACAAGCCATTAGCACGTTATCACTTGGAATATAAATATACGCCAATGTTTTTCCCATTCCCCGGATTTTGGGTCAATAACTTATTAAATAGGGAGGTGATCTTTGTTCAAGAATATGAACGTTCCAAATTTATGGACTGA
- the tadF gene encoding tight adherence pilus pseudopilin TadF translates to MFKNMNVPNLWTDKRAAVSVEFVLISIALIFFIFFLTDLVVRQATVGKLDRVSYSVAGILRERIQLFDARETLNQQDVDSAADLAKKILTDMNSTIDLSQMSLHVEEMHFEDPIRLGDDRKQIKLYKSWDSGSAGQCLPPQPLNQLQQLTPRGSYGRWVPLYQVTVCLPTFSWFTRLTSTEETPMMSSFAIVMLR, encoded by the coding sequence TTGTTCAAGAATATGAACGTTCCAAATTTATGGACTGATAAACGCGCTGCGGTTTCCGTCGAATTTGTTCTGATTTCCATTGCGCTGATCTTTTTTATTTTCTTTCTCACCGATCTGGTTGTCCGTCAGGCAACGGTCGGAAAATTAGACCGCGTATCGTATTCGGTTGCCGGTATTTTACGTGAAAGGATCCAACTGTTTGACGCGAGAGAAACGCTGAATCAGCAGGATGTGGATTCAGCCGCTGATTTGGCCAAGAAAATACTCACGGATATGAATAGCACCATCGATCTTTCTCAAATGAGTTTGCACGTTGAGGAGATGCATTTTGAAGATCCAATTCGTCTGGGTGATGATAGAAAGCAGATCAAACTGTATAAATCGTGGGACAGCGGCAGTGCTGGGCAATGTTTGCCACCGCAGCCGCTCAACCAACTTCAGCAGCTCACACCGCGCGGCAGTTATGGACGCTGGGTACCGCTGTATCAGGTGACCGTATGTTTGCCGACCTTCAGCTGGTTCACGCGGTTAACGTCGACGGAAGAAACACCGATGATGTCTTCATTCGCCATCGTGATGCTGCGATAA
- a CDS encoding TadE/TadG family type IV pilus assembly protein, giving the protein MFVYQPLLASIRRFKQDRSGAFAISFVMMSGFLLSMAAFGLEGSRYITERARLSDAMEQAALALTAEDNGDGAQRNYDLSSDYFRAYMRHDVDVFKPKVIVKSGISPNNQNLSYVEYRVSGQTLQDSWFSSGFFPSFDDQVVIGDNGAARKFRSNMDVIFVTDFSGSMNEGFGGSTKLTELKRIVLKLSDELFSYNIDNKVGFVPFGWGGKEGANCDFPFVSNGPVPSDVLSGGNYKALERYVNIAGSVAAIPNPVHDIQIPLSAVNASTCLQQSSSWKVPLTSNPSEINQINNMTALGGTLVSSGVLLGVPYLASGTASRKVMVIVSDGTDDPGDISITPNLIQAGMCDKIRQVLSTDESVGKISFIGIAYSPTVDWKSCVGDKNFYLPQTISELEDDLRRAVFEEVGHNILKDN; this is encoded by the coding sequence ATGTTTGTGTACCAACCATTGTTAGCCAGTATCCGACGTTTTAAACAGGATCGCAGTGGGGCATTTGCGATTAGTTTTGTCATGATGTCTGGCTTTTTACTTAGCATGGCGGCTTTTGGGCTGGAAGGATCGCGCTATATTACCGAACGTGCGCGTCTTTCCGACGCGATGGAGCAAGCTGCTCTGGCATTAACCGCAGAGGATAACGGCGACGGCGCGCAGCGAAATTATGATCTGTCGAGTGACTATTTTCGCGCCTATATGCGTCATGACGTTGACGTGTTTAAACCCAAGGTCATTGTGAAAAGTGGTATTTCACCCAATAACCAAAATCTGTCCTACGTAGAATATCGCGTCAGCGGGCAGACGTTGCAGGACTCTTGGTTTTCCTCTGGTTTTTTTCCTAGCTTTGACGATCAGGTCGTGATCGGCGACAACGGCGCTGCGCGTAAATTTCGTTCAAACATGGACGTGATTTTTGTCACTGACTTTTCAGGTTCAATGAATGAGGGATTTGGCGGCAGCACAAAGCTGACTGAGCTCAAACGAATTGTACTGAAACTCTCCGATGAACTCTTTTCCTACAATATTGACAATAAAGTGGGATTTGTTCCTTTTGGTTGGGGCGGCAAAGAGGGCGCAAACTGTGATTTTCCTTTTGTCAGTAATGGCCCAGTGCCATCAGATGTCCTTTCCGGGGGTAATTACAAAGCGTTAGAACGCTATGTGAATATTGCGGGCAGCGTCGCAGCCATTCCGAACCCAGTGCATGATATTCAAATCCCGCTTTCGGCCGTGAATGCCAGTACCTGTCTTCAGCAGAGCTCTTCGTGGAAAGTACCGCTGACCAGTAATCCAAGTGAAATAAACCAGATTAATAATATGACGGCCTTAGGTGGTACCTTGGTCAGCTCTGGTGTTCTGCTCGGGGTGCCTTATTTAGCCTCAGGGACAGCCTCAAGAAAAGTTATGGTGATTGTTTCTGATGGGACGGATGACCCCGGAGATATCTCTATTACACCAAACCTTATTCAAGCAGGTATGTGCGATAAAATCCGCCAGGTACTCAGTACGGATGAATCAGTGGGAAAAATTTCATTTATTGGGATTGCTTATTCTCCTACCGTAGATTGGAAAAGCTGCGTAGGTGATAAAAACTTCTATCTGCCTCAAACGATTAGCGAGCTGGAAGATGACCTGCGGCGCGCCGTATTTGAAGAGGTGGGGCATAATATTCTTAAAGATAATTAA